The Arachis hypogaea cultivar Tifrunner chromosome 19, arahy.Tifrunner.gnm2.J5K5, whole genome shotgun sequence genome has a window encoding:
- the LOC112777445 gene encoding dof zinc finger protein DOF3.1, translating to MQDPTTVFQIQQALLKQPHFPEQEQQLKCPRCESTNTKFCYYNNYNLSQPRHYCKNCRRYWTKGGALRNIPVGGGTRKTHKRSSSSSSSTSNSSIKRPSSSSSSQQANSITTHSNNSVICSGSDSTRTCTDPVGQDQRVLNIGGSFSSLLGRDGPFGGILEGINSNGSELKIGEFGGGIGNVGSGLVANPDSGRNPGLDIQNNGDSSYWNNGGGGGHGWSDLAIYTPGSSFQ from the coding sequence ATGCAAGATCCAACAACAGTATTCCAAATCCAACAAGCCTTGCTGAAACAACCACACTTCCCagaacaagaacaacaactaAAGTGTCCAAGGTGTGAATCCACAAACACCAAGTTCTGTTACTACAACAACTACAACCTCTCTCAGCCACGCCATTACTGCAAGAATTGCAGAAGGTATTGGACCAAAGGTGGCGCCTTGAGGAACATACCCGTTGGTGGTGGAACCAGAAAGACCCACAAacgttcttcttcatcttcatcttccacTTCAAATTCATCCATCAAACggccttcatcatcatcatcatcacaacaAGCCAATTCTATTACTACTCATAGTAATAATAGCGTTATTTGTTCCGGGTCTGATTCGACCCGGACTTGCACCGACCCGGTTGGTCAAGATCAGAGGGTGTTGAACATTGGTGGTAGCTTTAGTTCACTATTGGGAAGAGATGGACCTTTTGGGGGGATTTTAGAGGGTATAAATTCAAATGGGTCAGAGCTGAAAATTGGTGAATTTGGTGGTGGGATTGGGAATGTGGGTTCTGGATTGGTCGCGAATCCGGATTCAGGTCGAAACCCGGGTTTGGATATTCAGAATAATGGTGATTCAAGCTATTGGAATAATGGTGGAGGTGGTGGTCATGGTTGGTCTGATCTTGCAATATACACACCTGGGTCAAGCTTTCAGTAG
- the LOC140181964 gene encoding uncharacterized protein, which translates to MQEVYIDAPNLESLDYCIHPYASFKLNLDNCTNLRWLRLWNLKSIDIGDKWFLELFSKLPFLESLKLGNCYMSERINISSAQLKVLKLSHCSNLQELNIDARNLLSFAYEGNHPPGLSFQKSSNQLEVNSFSIVDFPNLCSLRKFVQNINPQRILALISLFICRSLLSKPEQGAFQVSSISPTIKRLEIQFSPKDEALYFPFMNYLLSNCCPNFISVSFCSHVHSKAFIEFLCEMLMGSEEECHCSSSNSKCWWHALKSVKVLFTFKIDENADFDTMLDALPTCYAHERVGFMLEL; encoded by the exons ATGCAGGAAGTATATATTGATGCTCCAAATCTTGAGAGCTTAGATTATTGTATTCATCCATATGCATCTTTCAAGCTGAATTTAGATAATTGCACAAATTTGAGATGGTTGCGCTTATGGAATTTGAAGAGCATTGATATTGGAGACAAATGGTTTCTTGAACTATTTTCTAAGCTTCCTTTCCTTGAGAGTTTGAAACTAGGCAATTGCTATATGTCTGAGAGGATTAATATTTCGAGTGCTCAACTCAAGGTCTTGAAGTTATCACACTGCTCTAACTTGCAGGAGCTTAACATTGATGCTCGAAATTTATTATCATTTGCCTATGAGGGAAACCACCCACCTGGTCTATCTTTTCAGAAAAGTTCTAATCAATTGGAAGTCAATAGTTTTAGCATTGTGGATTTTCCGAACCTTTGTAGCTTGAGGAAATTCGTCCAAAACATTAATCCCCAAAGGATTTTGGCATTAATCTCCCTCTTTATCTGTCGCTCACTTCTA AGTAAACCAGAGCAGGGTGCATTCCAAGTTTCATCTATTTCTCCAACTATAAAACGCTTGGAAATACAGTTTTCTCCGAAAGATGAAGCTCTTTATTTCCCTTTTATGAATTACTTGCTTTCAAATTGCTGCCCGAACTTTATTTCAGTTAGTTTTTGCTCTCATGTTCATAGTAAAGCATTCATTGAG TTTTTGTGTGAGATGCTGATGGGTAGCGAGGAAGAGTGCCACTGCAGTTCAAGTAATTCAAAATGTTGGTGGCATGCCTTGAAGAGTGTCAAGGTTCTTTTTACGTTCAAGATTGATGAGAACGCTGactttgataccatgttagatGCATTGCCAACATGTTATGCTCATGAAAGAGTTGGTTTTATGTTAGAACTGTAA
- the LOC140182104 gene encoding F-box/FBD/LRR-repeat protein At1g16930-like, with product MDQISGLTEAILHDILARLSDRDSASTSVLSKAWRETWSTFPILSICSDQPFRSQDVTLNNYIKLDKVIDYVGRRGVWLYACQNLIKLLTPRLFHGRKALRDLGIAIKEFKLIMDYVDHKYMAHRVDLWMKMAIESGGEVLHLQLGLPGGFVLGDSVDRFYELPLSIIESKSLTKLVLMGRIRFEQAFLTHSIKLYSLRIITLYRLLFAHEGIIDHLIFHCPLIEDLTVIDCAVYNPLT from the exons ATGGACCAAATATCTGGTTTGACAGAAGCTATACTTCATGACATTCTCGCAAGACTTTCGGATAGAGATTCTGCCAGCACTAGTGTTTTATCAAAGGCTTGGAGAGAAACATGGTCTACGTTTCCGATATTGTCTATTTGCAGCGATCAACCTTTTAGGAGTCAAGATGTAACGCTAAACAATTATATCAAACTAGACAAAGTTATTGACTATGTTGGGAGAAGAGGAGT CTGGTTATATGCTTgtcagaatttaataaagttgctgacTCCTAGACTTTTCCATGGGAGAAAAGCGCTCCGTGACCTAGGCATAGCAATCAAAGAATTCAAGCTTATCATGGACTATGTAGACCATAAGTATATGGCCCACCGTGTTGATCTATGGATGAAGATGGCTATTGAAAGTGGTGGCGAAGTATTACATTTACAGCTTGGCCTCCCTGGTGGCTTTGTATTGGGAGACAGTGTGGACAGGTTTTATGAGCTTCCACTCAGTATCATTGAATCCAAATCACTTACTAAGTTGGTGTTGATGGGACGAATCAGATTTGAGCAAGCATTCCTCACCCATTCCATCAAGCTTTACTCATTGAGAATAATAACTCTATATAGACTACTTTTTGCACATGAAGGGATTATAGATCATCTCATTTTTCATTGTCCTCTAATTGAAGATTTAACCGTGATTGATTGTGCTGTATATAACCCTCTAACTTGA